Part of the Virgibacillus necropolis genome, TTTCACCTCATATGTTTGTGGATCCACTTCAATCTCTGGTGTTTCAGAGTTTAACTTCATATCTTTTTTAGTTAAATTACGAATCCCTCTTACTGGGCGAATTATTTTTTCTAATCCAAGTTTTTCATGGACCTTATTGTCGTAAGCTGCTTGCGAGATAAAGGTAATGGAACTCTTTGCTAATGCTTTTCCATATGAAGCATACATCGGACGATAAATCATTGGTTGTGGTGTTGGTATGGTAGCATTTGCATCACCCATTAATCCTTGAACCGCTAAACCATTTTTAAGAATTAATTCTGGCTTTGTTCCGAAAAATTTAGGATCCCATAATACAAGGTCAGCTACTTTTCCCACTTCAATCGATCCCACATGTTCAGAAATACCGTGCGTAATTGCAGGATTAATGGTGTATTTAGCTATATAGCGCTTTGCGCGGTTATTATCCGCATACTCACTATCACCAGTCATCGTTCCTAACTGCTTTTTCATTTTGTCGGCTGTTTGCCATGTACGTATCACAACTTCTCCAATGCGTCCCATTGCTTGGGAATCAGAGCTTGTCATACTAAAGACACCCATGTCCTGTAAAATATCTTCTGCGGCAATTGTTTCCTTGCGAATACGAGAGTCAGCAAAAGCGATATCCTCAGGTACGGCGGGATTTAAATGATGACAAACCATTAACATATCAAGATGTTCATCAATAGTGTTAATCGTGTATGGTAATGTTGGGTTTGTTGATGATGGCAAGACATTCATCATCCCCGCAGATTTAATTAGGTCAGGGGCATGTCCGCCACCAGCACCTTCTGTATGGTACATATGAATAACACGATCTTTAATTGCTTTCATCGTATCTTCCATAAATCCACCTTCATTCAATGTATCTGCATGAAGCGCTACCTGTACATCATATTTGTCTGCGACTCGTAATGAATGGTCAAGTGAAGCACTCGTTGCTCCCCAATCCTCATGGACTTTTAAGCCAACTACACCTGCACGCACTTGTTCAGCTAGCGGCTCTTCAGCTCCAGCATGTCCTTTTCCAGTGAGACCGACATTTATTGGGAGCCCTTCTATCGCCTCTAACATCCGATGAATATTCCACTCACCAGGAGTAACAGTCGTAGCTCTTGAACCTGTGGCGGGGCCAGTTCCTCCCCCAATTAAAGTGGTCAATCCTGCAGTCAATGCGACATCAACCTGGGCTGGATTGATAAAGTGTACATGGGTATCAATTCCACCTGCTGTAATGATTCTACCTTCTCCAGCGAAAACTTCGGTAGAAGCACCTATTACAATATCAACATTATCCATAATTAATGGATTTCCGCTTTTCCCAATTCCAGAAATTAAACCATCACGTATCCCTATGTCGGCTTTATAAATGCCTGTATAATCAAGAATAATAACATTCGTTATGACCGCATCAGGTATACCGTCCCCACGTGTTACTAGTGGATGCTGACCCATACCATCACGAAGTACTTTGCCCCCACCAAAAACTACTTCTTCTCCGTATGTGGTAAAATCTTTTTCAATTTGAATAAACAGTTCTGTATCAGCTAAACGGATAGAGTCGCCTGTAGTTGGTCCATACATTTGAGAATATTGCTCTCTAGACATTTTAAAAGTCATTTGGTACCCCACCTTCCAATGGTCCGTCCACTTTATTATTAAAACCATAAACCTTCCGTTCCCCAGCATAATCGATTAATTCTATCTCTTTCTCATCGCCAGGTTCGAAACGAACTGCAGCTCCTGCGGGAATATTTAAACGTTTCCCGTAAGCTTCTTCTCGCTTAAATTTCAATGCCTCGTTCACTTCATAAAAATGAAAGTGTGAACCAATTTGTACAGGTCGATCACCTGTATTAACAACCGTCACGTTTGAACTTATTCTATCTGCATTACAAATAATGTCTTCCTCTTTTAAGATAAATTCTCCTGGAATCATCGTTGATCTATCTCCTTTCATGTTTTTTAGCGAATCGGATTGTGTACCGTAACTAATTTAGTACCATCAGGAAAAGTAGCCTCTACC contains:
- the ureC gene encoding urease subunit alpha translates to MTFKMSREQYSQMYGPTTGDSIRLADTELFIQIEKDFTTYGEEVVFGGGKVLRDGMGQHPLVTRGDGIPDAVITNVIILDYTGIYKADIGIRDGLISGIGKSGNPLIMDNVDIVIGASTEVFAGEGRIITAGGIDTHVHFINPAQVDVALTAGLTTLIGGGTGPATGSRATTVTPGEWNIHRMLEAIEGLPINVGLTGKGHAGAEEPLAEQVRAGVVGLKVHEDWGATSASLDHSLRVADKYDVQVALHADTLNEGGFMEDTMKAIKDRVIHMYHTEGAGGGHAPDLIKSAGMMNVLPSSTNPTLPYTINTIDEHLDMLMVCHHLNPAVPEDIAFADSRIRKETIAAEDILQDMGVFSMTSSDSQAMGRIGEVVIRTWQTADKMKKQLGTMTGDSEYADNNRAKRYIAKYTINPAITHGISEHVGSIEVGKVADLVLWDPKFFGTKPELILKNGLAVQGLMGDANATIPTPQPMIYRPMYASYGKALAKSSITFISQAAYDNKVHEKLGLEKIIRPVRGIRNLTKKDMKLNSETPEIEVDPQTYEVKINGQVITCEPVDKVPMGQRYFLF
- a CDS encoding urease subunit beta encodes the protein MIPGEFILKEEDIICNADRISSNVTVVNTGDRPVQIGSHFHFYEVNEALKFKREEAYGKRLNIPAGAAVRFEPGDEKEIELIDYAGERKVYGFNNKVDGPLEGGVPNDF